Proteins encoded in a region of the Pseudomonas syringae KCTC 12500 genome:
- a CDS encoding autotransporter serine protease — protein sequence MKDALSTRHTSVKPLRQAIRAVNRASCGALACYLATLGVAHAAPYVEAGQAGNAASWRSAEFNADWGLGAINADQAYAAGYSGKDIKLGIFDQPVYAPHPEFASPNKVVNLVTSGIREYTDPYIPVKAGDAFRYDGAPSLDSGGKLGNHGTHVGGIAGGNRDGGPMHGVAYNAQIISADNGDPGPEDGIVLGNDGAVYQAGWNALVNSGARVINNSWGIGITDRFSKGGRDPAFPHFTVQDAQVQFDQIRQILGTRPGGAYQGAIDAARSGVVTIFAAGNDYNLNNPDAMAGLGYFVPEIAPNWLTVAALQQNPDAAAAATTPYTLSTFSSRCGYTASFCVSAPGTRIYSSVLNGTSLADLTVGWANKNGTSMAAPHVAGSMAVLMERFPYMTGAQVADVLKTTATDLGAPGVDALYGWGMINLGKAVNGPSMFVTEADIPAEFRIDGAYGDSQFVADLPGVGAIVDAGKPTQRTCSGPQCGLDVWSNNISGHGGLTKQGIGTLVLSGANSYSGPTLVNQGRLAINGSLASAVTVNNGGILGGNGSVTSLNANRGGTVAPGNSIGTLQVAGDLNLAPGSTYAVEFSPTASDRIVVGGTAIVSGANMAVSLENDNPALLSSNQTNSVLGQQFNVLQAAGGVQGQFGSVTDNYAFLDGNLAYSGTGVTLALARNDDSFASAAQTDNQRSVAQAIEQLSTGNSVYEGIILSQDTASARRAFTQLSGEVHPAIATQLINDSRQLRDAVGDRLRVEGLYDQPAPGTEDNSVWVKALGAWGKNSGSSDSASSTSSLGGLLAGVDGLISEHTRLGAMAGYSDTSLSLGDDTHSRASADSYHLGAYIGHEQGALRLTAGASHSWHRIDVKRDLQFGAFSDRQKVKRDAQSSQVFTEAAYRLNLQPLALEPFANLAYVHFDSDSFTEKGGATALKGSDDTRDTVLSTLGMRAGNRFNLNDTQKLDVSATLGWQHNLNDTSSEQHLAFASAGNSFNVQSVSMDRDAAVVGARASLALGRDARINLDYNGLLGARDKTHGVGLSLDWQF from the coding sequence ATGAAAGATGCACTCAGCACCCGACACACCTCTGTCAAACCCCTGAGACAAGCCATTCGGGCGGTCAATCGCGCATCCTGTGGCGCGCTCGCCTGCTACCTGGCGACACTGGGCGTGGCTCATGCCGCACCGTATGTGGAAGCAGGGCAGGCGGGCAATGCCGCCAGCTGGCGCAGTGCCGAATTCAATGCCGACTGGGGCCTGGGCGCGATCAACGCCGATCAGGCCTACGCCGCAGGCTACTCGGGCAAGGACATCAAACTGGGCATCTTCGACCAGCCGGTCTACGCCCCGCATCCGGAATTCGCCAGCCCCAACAAGGTGGTCAATCTGGTCACCAGCGGCATCCGTGAATACACCGACCCGTACATCCCGGTGAAGGCGGGCGACGCTTTCCGCTACGACGGCGCACCGAGCCTGGACTCCGGCGGCAAACTCGGTAACCACGGCACCCACGTCGGCGGCATTGCCGGTGGTAATCGCGACGGCGGGCCGATGCACGGCGTGGCCTACAACGCGCAAATCATCAGCGCCGACAACGGCGACCCGGGCCCGGAAGACGGCATCGTACTGGGCAACGACGGCGCGGTGTATCAGGCTGGCTGGAACGCGCTGGTCAACAGCGGCGCGCGAGTCATCAACAACAGTTGGGGCATCGGCATCACTGATCGCTTCAGCAAGGGCGGTCGCGACCCTGCCTTCCCGCATTTCACCGTGCAGGACGCGCAAGTGCAGTTCGACCAGATCCGCCAGATCCTCGGCACGCGTCCGGGCGGTGCGTACCAGGGCGCTATCGATGCCGCACGCAGCGGCGTTGTCACCATTTTCGCTGCGGGTAACGACTACAACCTCAACAACCCCGACGCGATGGCCGGGCTCGGCTACTTCGTACCGGAGATCGCGCCCAACTGGCTGACCGTCGCCGCCCTGCAACAAAATCCGGATGCCGCAGCGGCCGCTACCACGCCCTACACGCTGAGCACTTTTTCGTCGCGCTGTGGCTACACCGCCAGCTTCTGCGTCTCGGCACCGGGCACGCGCATCTACAGCTCGGTGCTCAACGGCACCAGCCTGGCAGACCTGACCGTCGGCTGGGCCAACAAGAACGGCACTTCGATGGCTGCGCCTCACGTCGCAGGCAGCATGGCTGTGCTGATGGAGCGCTTTCCGTACATGACCGGCGCGCAGGTCGCCGACGTCCTGAAAACTACCGCCACCGACCTCGGCGCGCCGGGCGTCGATGCGCTGTACGGCTGGGGCATGATCAACCTCGGCAAGGCGGTCAACGGCCCAAGCATGTTCGTCACCGAAGCGGATATTCCTGCCGAGTTCCGTATCGACGGCGCCTACGGCGACAGCCAGTTCGTGGCTGACCTGCCTGGTGTCGGTGCGATCGTCGATGCCGGTAAACCGACCCAACGCACCTGCAGCGGGCCGCAATGCGGACTGGACGTATGGAGCAACAACATCTCCGGCCACGGCGGCCTGACCAAACAAGGTATCGGCACCCTGGTGTTGAGCGGGGCCAACAGCTACAGCGGCCCGACGCTGGTCAATCAAGGACGCCTGGCGATCAACGGCTCGCTGGCCTCTGCGGTCACCGTCAATAACGGCGGCATACTGGGTGGCAATGGCAGCGTCACCTCGCTGAACGCCAACCGGGGCGGCACCGTCGCGCCGGGCAACTCCATTGGCACCCTGCAAGTGGCGGGCGATCTCAACCTGGCACCGGGCTCGACCTACGCGGTTGAATTCTCGCCCACCGCCAGCGACCGCATCGTGGTCGGCGGCACCGCGATCGTGAGCGGCGCCAACATGGCCGTGTCTCTGGAAAACGACAATCCTGCACTGCTCAGCAGCAACCAGACCAACAGCGTTCTGGGTCAGCAGTTCAACGTGCTGCAGGCGGCTGGCGGCGTTCAGGGTCAGTTCGGTTCGGTGACCGATAACTATGCATTCCTGGACGGTAACCTGGCCTATAGCGGTACAGGCGTGACACTGGCCCTTGCACGTAACGACGACAGCTTCGCCAGCGCCGCACAAACCGACAACCAGCGCAGCGTGGCCCAGGCCATCGAGCAACTGAGTACAGGCAACTCGGTCTACGAGGGCATCATCCTCAGCCAGGACACTGCCAGCGCACGCCGCGCATTCACCCAACTGTCGGGCGAGGTGCATCCGGCCATCGCTACACAGCTGATCAACGACAGCCGCCAACTGCGCGACGCAGTGGGTGATCGTCTGCGCGTAGAAGGCTTGTACGACCAGCCAGCACCGGGCACTGAAGACAACTCGGTGTGGGTCAAGGCGCTGGGTGCCTGGGGCAAAAACAGCGGCAGCAGTGACAGCGCCAGCTCGACCTCATCGCTGGGCGGTCTGCTTGCCGGTGTGGACGGCCTGATCAGCGAGCACACCCGTTTGGGCGCGATGGCAGGTTACAGCGACACCTCGCTGAGCCTGGGCGACGACACCCACTCGCGGGCCTCGGCAGACAGCTACCACCTGGGCGCCTACATCGGCCACGAACAGGGCGCACTGCGTCTTACCGCAGGCGCGTCGCACAGCTGGCACCGCATCGACGTGAAACGCGACCTGCAATTCGGCGCGTTTTCCGACCGTCAGAAGGTCAAGCGCGACGCCCAGTCGAGCCAGGTGTTCACCGAAGCCGCCTACCGCCTGAACCTGCAACCGCTGGCACTGGAGCCATTCGCCAACCTGGCTTACGTCCACTTCGACAGCGACAGCTTCACCGAAAAAGGCGGCGCCACGGCCCTCAAAGGCAGCGACGACACCCGCGACACCGTGCTCTCTACCCTGGGCATGCGCGCCGGTAACCGCTTCAACCTCAACGACACACAAAAACTCGACGTCTCGGCCACCCTTGGCTGGCAGCACAACCTGAACGACACCTCGTCTGAACAACACCTGGCCTTCGCCAGCGCCGGCAACAGCTTCAACGTACAAAGCGTCTCCATGGACCGCGACGCCGCCGTAGTCGGCGCCCGCGCCAGCCTGGCCTTGGGCAGGGACGCACGCATCAACCTGGACTACAACGGTTTGCTGGGTGCGCGGGATAAGACTCACGGTGTGGGGCTGTCGCTGGATTGGCAGTTCTGA
- a CDS encoding autotransporter serine protease has protein sequence MQKSKCVSVVRYSFKPVATGALCALSFTFGCSAYADYVEQGKPGDAASWRSAEFQSDWGLGRIQADQAYAAGITGAGVKIGALDSGFDPSHPEATPSRYHAVTATGTYVNGSPFSITGAINPNNDTHGTHVTGTMGAARDGVEMHGVEMHGVAYNAQIYVGNTNQNDSFLFGPNPDPQYFKAVYGALADAGVRAINNSWGSQPADVTYATEAGVRAAYAQHYNRGTWLDEAANVSRKGVINVFSAGNTGYANASVRASLPFFQPDLEGHWLAVSGLDSSNGQRYNQCGLSKYWCITMPGRLVNSTVPGGGYGIKSGTSMSAPHATGALALVMERFPYMTNEQALQVLLTTATQLDGSITQAPTNSVGWGVANLERAMRGPGQLLGTFDANLGAGLTDVWSNNISDQALIQRQAEDSAEQATWQQTLISKGWQNGVASTASQQDQADYATGTARAAAAAQRQYQGSLIKSGAGRLILEGANTYRGDTLVNGGLLSVNGSLVSAVQVNAGGTLGGNGQIGGLTARNGGIVAPGNSIGTLQVNGNVTLEPGSTYAVELSPTASDRIVATGSATVSGANMTLALENATPVALSSAPIQSVVGRQYNVLQAANGINGQFGSVSSNYAFLGGRLNYAANAVALNVEQTAAFNSVAQTPNQAAVATAAEQLGAGNAVYENLLLTQSAASARDSFQQLSGEIYPAIGSVLINDSRQVRDAVGERLGASVFGTDGNTAAQDNVWLKALGAWGKTDSRDDTAGYTSSIGGLLAGVDGNLADDTRLGVVAGYSDSSLNMGSGTHSRASVDSYHLGAYLGHEIGALRLTLGAAHSWHRIDAQRDVQVGGAAGKEKTKHDAQSTQVFTEAAYRIHLQPATLEPFANLAYVHLNTDGFTEKGDAAALSAGSDNRDAVLSTLGLRALKSIAISDRQKVDLSGSLGWQHNLSNTDAEQHLAFASSGNSFGIESSPLVRDAALVGAHASLALSKEARISLDYSGQLASREKSHGVGLSLNWQF, from the coding sequence ATGCAAAAGTCGAAGTGCGTGAGTGTTGTCCGTTATTCGTTCAAGCCTGTAGCAACCGGCGCGCTGTGCGCGCTGTCTTTTACGTTTGGCTGCTCGGCTTATGCTGACTATGTCGAGCAGGGCAAGCCGGGTGACGCTGCCAGTTGGCGCTCGGCAGAATTCCAGAGCGACTGGGGTCTGGGCCGTATCCAGGCTGATCAGGCCTACGCCGCTGGCATCACCGGGGCTGGCGTCAAAATCGGTGCGCTGGACTCGGGCTTCGACCCGTCCCATCCGGAAGCCACGCCGTCCCGCTACCACGCCGTCACCGCTACCGGTACCTACGTCAACGGCTCGCCGTTCAGCATCACCGGTGCCATCAACCCGAACAACGACACCCACGGCACACACGTTACCGGCACTATGGGCGCGGCGCGCGATGGTGTGGAGATGCATGGTGTGGAGATGCATGGTGTGGCGTACAACGCGCAGATCTACGTCGGCAACACCAATCAGAACGACAGCTTCCTGTTCGGCCCTAACCCCGACCCGCAGTACTTCAAAGCGGTGTATGGCGCCTTGGCGGATGCCGGCGTGCGCGCCATCAACAACAGCTGGGGCAGCCAGCCGGCCGACGTGACCTACGCCACCGAAGCGGGCGTGCGCGCTGCCTACGCTCAGCACTACAACCGCGGCACCTGGCTGGACGAAGCGGCGAATGTCTCGCGCAAGGGCGTGATCAACGTCTTCAGTGCAGGCAACACCGGTTACGCCAACGCCAGCGTGCGGGCTTCGCTGCCTTTTTTCCAGCCGGATCTTGAAGGCCACTGGCTGGCCGTGTCTGGCCTCGACAGCAGCAACGGTCAACGCTACAACCAGTGCGGCCTGTCCAAGTACTGGTGCATCACCATGCCCGGTCGGCTGGTCAACAGCACCGTGCCGGGTGGCGGTTACGGCATCAAATCCGGCACTTCCATGTCCGCGCCGCATGCCACTGGTGCGCTGGCGCTGGTGATGGAGCGCTTCCCGTACATGACCAACGAGCAGGCGTTGCAAGTGCTGCTGACCACCGCCACTCAGCTCGACGGTTCGATTACTCAGGCACCGACCAATAGCGTCGGCTGGGGTGTGGCCAACCTGGAGCGGGCAATGCGCGGTCCGGGCCAATTGCTCGGCACCTTCGACGCTAACCTGGGCGCAGGTTTGACGGATGTGTGGAGCAATAATATCTCCGATCAGGCGCTGATCCAGCGTCAGGCCGAGGACAGCGCCGAGCAGGCCACCTGGCAGCAGACGCTGATCAGTAAAGGCTGGCAGAACGGCGTTGCCAGCACCGCCAGCCAGCAGGATCAGGCCGATTATGCCACCGGCACTGCTCGCGCCGCCGCAGCGGCACAGCGGCAGTACCAAGGCAGCTTGATTAAATCCGGCGCGGGTCGACTGATTCTGGAGGGCGCCAATACCTATCGCGGTGACACACTGGTCAATGGCGGTTTGCTGTCGGTCAATGGATCCCTCGTGTCAGCCGTGCAGGTCAATGCTGGCGGCACGCTGGGCGGCAATGGCCAGATCGGCGGGCTGACAGCGCGCAACGGCGGTATCGTCGCGCCGGGCAATTCCATCGGTACATTGCAGGTCAATGGCAATGTGACTCTCGAGCCGGGTTCGACCTACGCCGTGGAGCTTTCCCCAACCGCCAGTGACCGCATCGTCGCTACAGGCAGCGCTACCGTGTCAGGCGCCAACATGACGCTGGCGCTGGAGAATGCAACGCCAGTGGCCTTGAGTTCTGCACCGATCCAAAGCGTGGTGGGTCGCCAGTACAATGTGCTGCAAGCCGCCAATGGCATCAATGGCCAGTTTGGCAGCGTGTCCTCCAACTATGCCTTCCTCGGTGGCCGACTCAACTACGCAGCCAATGCGGTCGCACTGAACGTCGAGCAAACTGCCGCTTTCAATAGCGTCGCGCAAACCCCCAACCAGGCTGCTGTGGCGACTGCCGCCGAACAGCTCGGTGCCGGTAACGCGGTGTATGAAAACCTGCTGCTTACCCAGAGTGCTGCCTCGGCACGCGACAGCTTCCAGCAATTGTCCGGTGAAATTTACCCGGCCATCGGCAGCGTGTTGATCAACGACAGCCGTCAGGTTCGGGATGCGGTGGGTGAGCGTCTGGGTGCCAGCGTGTTCGGCACCGATGGCAACACTGCCGCACAAGACAACGTCTGGCTCAAAGCCCTGGGCGCATGGGGCAAGACCGACTCGCGCGACGACACCGCGGGTTACACCTCCTCGATTGGCGGGCTGCTGGCCGGTGTCGATGGCAACCTTGCCGATGACACCCGTCTGGGCGTCGTCGCAGGCTATAGCGACAGCTCATTGAACATGGGCTCCGGCACGCACTCCAGGGCGTCGGTGGACAGCTACCATCTGGGCGCGTACCTCGGCCATGAAATCGGTGCGCTGCGCCTGACCCTGGGCGCCGCACACAGCTGGCATCGCATCGACGCGCAACGCGACGTGCAGGTCGGCGGCGCAGCGGGCAAGGAGAAAACCAAACACGATGCGCAGAGCACGCAGGTGTTCACCGAGGCGGCGTATCGCATTCACCTGCAACCCGCGACGCTTGAGCCGTTCGCCAATCTGGCCTACGTCCACCTGAACACCGATGGTTTCACCGAGAAGGGCGACGCTGCAGCGCTGTCTGCCGGTAGCGACAACCGTGATGCGGTACTCAGCACCCTGGGCCTGCGTGCCCTGAAGAGCATCGCGATCAGCGACCGTCAGAAGGTCGACCTGTCCGGCAGCCTCGGCTGGCAGCACAACCTGAGCAACACCGACGCCGAACAGCACTTGGCATTCGCTTCCAGCGGCAACAGCTTCGGCATCGAAAGCTCGCCGCTGGTGCGCGACGCCGCGCTGGTCGGTGCTCACGCCAGTCTGGCGTTGAGCAAGGAGGCAAGGATCAGCCTCGATTACAGCGGCCAGCTGGCCAGTCGTGAGAAAAGTCACGGTGTCGGCCTGAGTCTTAACTGGCAGTTCTAA
- a CDS encoding methyl-accepting chemotaxis protein — translation MIPIVMVVLGVFLEMRQRRSIRKTLEEHPKAFTSALIALTYSDNRGPQAQLDLAMLSEEARLQTALTRLADTGESVRQHAGRSAQLSLRQAESLDQQRSEADQSATAINQMAATIQEVTHNVQNTAHAAEEADKLAQQGRGLADESLLAIRHMATSVTDIGNAVGELADATQSIGSVVDVITSIAQQTNLLALNAAIEAARAGEQGRGFAVVADEVRSLASRTQSSTEQIQQIITSLRDGADRAVQTASKGEQISQESVASVEAVQKALDGISQSVTRITGMSQQMASASEEQSHVAETISQQITRIAQLCDESASQAQQGSQISSELEEMAHYLHSLAERFSR, via the coding sequence ATGATCCCGATTGTGATGGTTGTGTTGGGCGTTTTTCTTGAAATGCGTCAGCGCCGCAGCATCCGCAAAACCCTTGAAGAACACCCCAAGGCCTTCACCAGTGCGTTGATTGCGCTGACCTACAGCGATAATCGCGGCCCGCAGGCCCAGCTCGACCTGGCCATGCTCAGCGAAGAAGCGCGCTTGCAGACGGCCTTGACGCGTCTGGCGGATACCGGCGAGAGCGTGCGCCAGCATGCCGGCCGGTCAGCGCAATTGTCCCTTCGCCAGGCCGAGTCGCTGGATCAGCAGCGCAGTGAGGCCGATCAGTCAGCCACGGCCATCAACCAGATGGCGGCGACCATTCAGGAAGTCACCCACAACGTGCAGAACACTGCCCATGCTGCCGAGGAGGCCGACAAGCTCGCGCAACAGGGGCGTGGGCTGGCAGATGAAAGCCTGCTGGCGATTCGGCACATGGCCACATCGGTTACCGACATTGGCAACGCCGTGGGGGAACTGGCTGATGCGACTCAATCGATCGGCAGTGTGGTCGATGTGATCACGTCCATCGCCCAGCAAACCAATCTGCTGGCGCTCAACGCGGCTATCGAAGCGGCGCGTGCCGGTGAACAGGGGCGTGGTTTTGCGGTGGTGGCCGACGAGGTACGTTCGCTGGCGTCTCGCACGCAGTCGTCGACCGAGCAGATCCAGCAAATCATCACCTCGCTGCGTGATGGCGCCGACCGTGCGGTACAGACCGCCAGCAAAGGCGAGCAGATTTCTCAGGAGAGTGTCGCCAGCGTTGAAGCCGTGCAGAAGGCGCTGGATGGCATCAGCCAGTCCGTGACCCGCATCACTGGCATGAGCCAGCAGATGGCATCGGCGTCTGAAGAGCAGAGCCACGTCGCGGAAACCATCAGCCAGCAAATCACCCGCATTGCGCAACTCTGCGACGAAAGCGCCAGTCAGGCGCAGCAAGGTTCGCAGATTAGCAGCGAGCTGGAAGAAATGGCGCACTACCTGCACAGTCTGGCAGAACGGTTCAGCCGCTAG
- a CDS encoding topoisomerase DNA-binding C4 zinc finger domain-containing protein, with product MVHNTTSALQALIKKLRGLLSRVAGGTPNRQQHPEPATPAAQLPEPQAPVRTRRANPGKKPHKPAPPTPTAKPAAPACPHCRKTMVIKVARTGKNAGEFWGCVAYPKCRGIRPIFR from the coding sequence ATGGTACACAACACGACCTCTGCGCTGCAAGCACTTATCAAGAAACTGCGCGGGTTATTGAGCCGGGTTGCGGGAGGCACACCCAACCGGCAACAGCACCCGGAGCCCGCTACGCCTGCAGCGCAATTGCCTGAACCGCAAGCGCCAGTCAGAACCCGCCGCGCCAACCCCGGCAAAAAGCCCCACAAACCTGCGCCGCCAACACCCACGGCAAAGCCGGCGGCGCCTGCGTGCCCGCACTGTCGGAAAACCATGGTGATCAAGGTGGCCCGCACCGGCAAGAACGCCGGGGAGTTCTGGGGTTGTGTGGCCTACCCGAAATGCCGGGGGATCCGACCGATCTTTCGCTGA
- a CDS encoding FimV/HubP family polar landmark protein has translation MLKSSLAAVESAGRRARGAFGRGVLAVSLLTCSTLASALGLGEITLHSALNQPLNAEIQLLETGGLSNEDVVARLASPEAFAKAGMERVFFLNDLRFTPILRGDRGVIRVVSSKPVTEPYLSFLVQLARPNGDLLHEYTLLLDPATSAQGLAATRSRNQQSSATSASESRMPVAPPAAVQGKRYTVASGDTLNGIASRLQGPGNKVSASQLADGIRSLNPQIFAAGAGSALKVGQDLLLPDAAVLPTAAAPAASAAAPSPKPVELQRTAEQLSAAAIENQQLTQSLEALKAQTQELQEEMSGKDKQIIALRSDLAAAQSAATPTATPTATPAAPATVTPAPATPAVAPAAPAQPVAASGSDSFLSLPILLAAVLIVLLVAFAYSKRRQQRKESIASAVSPDDQLIKPAQASMLPVFEVPAVAPQPVVQSPSTPAPAKPSPAQRSPGAAPDALDGVSIYIAYGRFTEAMGILRSALETQPERDDIRIRLLELLAEQGDGSGFVREEQAALEHGVDPQTIQDIRDRFPQLKAAEIAPVAAVVPAVAVAASTLSFDKSEPESELYLQPEAEPEPAAQLDESAAAALNPQHADEFQLNLDDLSMDADWDLVDPFDSPPPRAKPAAAPAPAEVDPGFSSDLTQLPEVFELSDEQFLSDFSEPEVVEPVEVLAPSAADGLSDDFLDSFMNDDADFDLLDLEEPPLSQINQAQVLIEDGDLESAREILQQIIDESDEEHRRMARELLANIS, from the coding sequence ATGCTGAAGAGTTCACTGGCTGCTGTCGAAAGTGCAGGTCGCAGGGCGCGCGGGGCGTTTGGCAGGGGCGTGTTAGCGGTCTCGTTACTGACCTGCTCCACGTTGGCGTCTGCGTTGGGCCTGGGTGAAATCACCTTGCACTCGGCGCTCAACCAGCCATTGAATGCCGAGATCCAGCTGCTGGAAACCGGCGGTCTGAGCAATGAAGACGTGGTCGCCCGGCTCGCATCGCCCGAAGCGTTCGCCAAGGCGGGCATGGAACGCGTGTTCTTTCTCAATGACCTGCGCTTCACGCCGATATTGCGCGGTGATCGCGGCGTGATTCGGGTGGTGTCCAGCAAACCGGTCACCGAACCCTACCTGAGTTTTCTCGTCCAGTTGGCGCGGCCGAATGGCGATTTGCTGCACGAATACACGCTGCTCCTCGATCCTGCCACCTCAGCGCAAGGCCTGGCCGCCACGCGCAGCCGCAACCAGCAGAGCTCGGCCACCTCCGCTTCGGAAAGCCGCATGCCGGTCGCGCCACCGGCGGCCGTGCAGGGCAAACGCTACACGGTGGCCAGTGGCGACACGCTGAATGGTATCGCCAGCCGCTTGCAGGGACCGGGCAACAAGGTGTCGGCAAGCCAGCTGGCGGACGGTATTCGTTCGCTCAACCCGCAAATCTTCGCCGCAGGCGCCGGGTCTGCGCTCAAAGTTGGCCAGGACCTGTTGCTGCCGGACGCCGCAGTGCTGCCGACCGCGGCAGCGCCTGCCGCAAGCGCTGCCGCGCCGTCGCCAAAGCCTGTCGAATTGCAGCGTACCGCCGAGCAGTTGTCGGCCGCTGCCATCGAAAACCAGCAATTGACTCAGTCACTGGAGGCGCTCAAGGCGCAGACGCAGGAATTGCAGGAAGAGATGAGTGGCAAGGACAAACAGATCATCGCCTTGCGCAGTGATCTGGCCGCTGCGCAATCCGCTGCCACGCCAACTGCCACGCCAACTGCCACGCCAGCTGCACCGGCAACAGTCACGCCAGCACCTGCGACACCTGCAGTTGCGCCTGCCGCCCCTGCTCAACCTGTTGCTGCGTCGGGCAGCGATTCATTCCTCAGCCTGCCGATACTGCTCGCTGCCGTATTGATCGTGCTGCTGGTGGCGTTTGCTTATTCGAAACGACGTCAGCAGCGCAAGGAGTCCATAGCGTCCGCTGTCAGCCCGGATGACCAACTGATCAAGCCCGCTCAGGCATCCATGCTTCCGGTGTTCGAAGTGCCTGCTGTTGCGCCGCAGCCCGTGGTGCAGAGCCCATCGACGCCGGCACCGGCCAAGCCATCGCCAGCACAACGCTCGCCTGGCGCTGCTCCGGATGCGCTGGATGGCGTGAGCATTTACATCGCCTACGGACGCTTCACCGAGGCGATGGGTATTTTGCGCAGCGCCCTGGAAACCCAGCCCGAGCGCGATGACATTCGCATTCGCCTGCTGGAGTTGCTGGCGGAGCAGGGCGACGGCAGTGGTTTCGTTCGCGAAGAACAGGCTGCGCTGGAGCATGGCGTCGATCCGCAGACCATTCAGGACATCCGCGATCGCTTCCCGCAGCTCAAGGCTGCCGAGATCGCTCCCGTGGCGGCGGTCGTCCCGGCTGTCGCGGTGGCAGCCAGCACATTGTCTTTCGATAAATCTGAGCCAGAGTCTGAGCTCTACCTGCAGCCCGAGGCTGAGCCAGAACCCGCCGCGCAGCTGGATGAAAGCGCCGCTGCGGCGCTGAACCCGCAGCACGCCGACGAGTTTCAGTTGAACCTGGACGACCTGTCGATGGACGCCGACTGGGATCTGGTCGATCCATTCGACAGCCCGCCGCCGCGTGCCAAGCCTGCCGCTGCGCCAGCGCCCGCTGAAGTCGATCCCGGTTTTTCTTCGGACCTGACTCAACTGCCGGAGGTCTTCGAGCTCTCGGATGAACAGTTCCTCAGTGACTTCTCCGAGCCCGAGGTGGTCGAGCCAGTCGAAGTACTTGCGCCATCTGCCGCCGACGGCCTGAGTGACGATTTCCTCGACAGTTTCATGAACGATGACGCCGATTTCGACCTGCTGGATCTGGAAGAACCGCCGCTCAGCCAGATCAATCAGGCGCAAGTGCTGATTGAGGACGGCGATCTCGAATCGGCCCGTGAAATCCTCCAGCAGATCATTGACGAGTCCGATGAGGAGCATCGGCGCATGGCCCGCGAGCTGTTGGCCAACATCAGCTAA
- a CDS encoding MarR family transcriptional regulator has protein sequence MPMTDEHRFGMQLGHLTRGWRAELDRRLADLGLSQARWLVLLHLARFTEPPTQRELAQSVGVEGPTLARLLDSLEKQGLVQRQAVLEDRRAKKILLSDTALPLIEKIENIANVLRIELFEGVSEEDLRVSMRVHSQILANLERS, from the coding sequence ATGCCAATGACTGATGAACATCGTTTCGGGATGCAACTCGGACACCTCACGCGAGGCTGGCGTGCGGAGCTGGATCGCAGGCTGGCCGATCTTGGCCTGTCTCAGGCTCGCTGGCTGGTCCTGCTGCACCTCGCGCGCTTCACCGAGCCGCCCACCCAGCGCGAGCTGGCGCAGAGTGTGGGCGTAGAAGGCCCCACCCTGGCGCGCTTGCTCGACAGTCTTGAAAAACAGGGCCTGGTGCAACGTCAGGCGGTGCTTGAGGACCGACGTGCAAAAAAGATCCTGCTCAGCGACACGGCATTGCCGCTGATCGAAAAAATTGAAAACATCGCCAATGTATTGCGTATCGAGTTGTTCGAGGGCGTGAGCGAAGAGGATCTGCGCGTCAGCATGCGTGTGCATTCGCAGATTCTGGCCAATCTGGAAAGATCCTGA